A window from Ignavibacteriota bacterium encodes these proteins:
- a CDS encoding MotA/TolQ/ExbB proton channel family protein: MLKKSGSLYGLILGFISIFGAFLLEGGSFNALFLLPAMLIVFGGTFSATIIGVGVEKFKKIFMLIKLAYFPPKYDIKQLIDGFVNVAVKSRQEGILSIQSQLSKLLYPFPKKMMHFVMDGTDLEQLELIAYGEIRAMANRHNQNISMFSKMGGYAPTMGIIGTVMGLIMTLANAGKDPNTLIHNIATAFIATLWGILSANLIWLPIADKLKQCHLDEKHMMELSLEGVMAIHSGEIPSIVKSRLMSFLPQKEQGSIGVR, translated from the coding sequence ATGCTCAAAAAAAGCGGAAGTCTTTACGGGTTAATATTAGGATTTATTTCAATTTTTGGTGCTTTTTTGCTGGAAGGCGGATCCTTCAATGCACTTTTTCTATTGCCGGCGATGCTTATTGTTTTTGGCGGAACTTTTTCTGCTACAATTATTGGTGTTGGAGTAGAAAAATTTAAAAAAATATTTATGTTAATTAAATTGGCTTATTTTCCACCAAAGTATGATATTAAACAATTAATTGATGGATTTGTAAACGTTGCAGTAAAAAGTCGCCAAGAAGGAATTCTTTCGATTCAAAGCCAATTAAGCAAATTATTGTATCCTTTCCCCAAAAAAATGATGCACTTTGTAATGGATGGTACAGATCTTGAACAATTAGAATTAATTGCCTACGGTGAAATAAGAGCAATGGCAAATAGACATAACCAGAATATTTCAATGTTCAGCAAAATGGGAGGTTACGCACCTACGATGGGAATTATTGGAACAGTTATGGGTTTAATAATGACTCTAGCCAATGCCGGAAAGGATCCAAATACTTTAATTCATAATATTGCAACCGCTTTTATTGCAACATTGTGGGGAATTCTTAGCGCAAATTTAATTTGGTTACCAATAGCAGATAAACTAAAACAATGTCACTTAGACGAAAAACATATGATGGAACTTTCATTAGAAGGAGTGATGGCTATACACAGTGGGGAAATCCCATCGATAGTAAAGTCACGGCTAATGAGCTTCTTACCTCAAAAAGAACAAGGATCAATAGGCGTAAGATAG
- a CDS encoding flagellar basal body P-ring protein FlgI: MKIYKSILVIIFFTNIIHAQRIKDIAYFKGINSEQLIGYGLVVGLSGTGDSYRSTFTVQSVTSMLKRFGITVPDANLRTRNVAAVMVTAKVINLAKQGSEFDVSVSSMGDAKSLMGGTLLMTPLSKSDGNVYAMCQGAISIGGYDINTSSGGRVAKNHALSGRIPNGGVLEKAILEEGFIPTELSVVLKEPDFTTSKTIADSINAVFGSTVASTIDAAEVSLAIPAGENNITDFLSRIELINVQKDVIAKVVLNERTGTVVSGTNVRISPVSISHGSLNITIKSFPLISQPSPFSQGNTVLFNNQVPDVKENENETSTYTINGASNAQEVATALNSLKVSPRDIIAIFQALKEAGALTAELVIM, translated from the coding sequence ATGAAAATTTATAAATCAATTTTAGTAATTATTTTTTTTACAAATATTATTCATGCACAAAGAATAAAAGATATTGCATATTTCAAAGGAATTAATTCTGAGCAATTAATTGGTTACGGTTTAGTTGTAGGTTTAAGTGGAACGGGTGATAGTTATCGATCAACATTTACGGTACAATCTGTAACAAGTATGTTAAAAAGATTTGGAATAACAGTTCCGGATGCAAATTTAAGAACGCGAAATGTTGCAGCAGTTATGGTAACGGCAAAAGTTATTAATCTTGCAAAACAAGGAAGTGAATTTGATGTTTCGGTCTCATCAATGGGTGATGCAAAAAGTTTAATGGGTGGAACTCTTTTAATGACACCACTTTCCAAAAGCGATGGTAATGTTTATGCAATGTGTCAAGGGGCAATATCCATTGGCGGATATGATATAAATACAAGCAGCGGTGGAAGAGTTGCCAAAAATCATGCTTTAAGCGGCAGAATTCCAAATGGAGGAGTATTAGAAAAAGCAATTCTTGAAGAGGGTTTTATTCCAACCGAACTTAGTGTTGTTTTAAAAGAACCAGATTTTACAACTTCAAAAACAATTGCTGATTCTATCAATGCAGTTTTTGGTTCAACAGTTGCTTCAACAATTGATGCGGCAGAAGTATCTTTGGCAATTCCAGCTGGAGAAAATAATATAACCGATTTTTTATCAAGAATAGAATTAATAAATGTACAGAAAGATGTAATTGCTAAAGTAGTATTGAATGAAAGAACCGGTACAGTTGTTTCTGGAACGAATGTAAGAATATCACCGGTTTCAATTTCTCATGGAAGTTTAAATATTACAATTAAATCATTTCCATTAATTTCACAGCCGTCACCTTTTTCACAAGGTAACACAGTACTGTTTAACAATCAAGTTCCGGATGTGAAAGAAAATGAAAATGAAACAAGTACATATACAATAAACGGAGCATCAAATGCACAAGAAGTTGCAACAGCTCTAAATTCATTAAAGGTTTCCCCCAGAGATATAATTGCAATTTTCCAAGCACTAAAGGAAGCTGGTGCACTAACTGCTGAATTGGTAATAATGTAA
- a CDS encoding flagellar hook-basal body protein yields the protein MIKGLYNASKSMNDKIHNIQIVANNLANLSTNGFKREIPFAEYMERAENQGVKQVTDFSEGEFIETDNPLDFAISGKAFFAINTEKGIELTKNGQFIIDDEGYLSTKDGNRVLGEKGNINLDELMLKSKGEVTVTDDGQIKVGKYFVDYLRVVNVEQPEMLERSDNQKFYYSEQEFNNVDRSQFKIHQGFIEGSNTNPILEMQAMIQLQKDFEASQKMITSLDGMLSQSKEIGKT from the coding sequence ATGATAAAAGGTTTATACAATGCATCGAAAAGTATGAATGACAAAATTCATAACATACAAATTGTTGCAAATAATCTTGCCAACCTAAGTACAAATGGGTTTAAAAGAGAAATACCTTTTGCAGAATATATGGAAAGAGCCGAAAATCAAGGTGTGAAACAAGTTACGGATTTTTCGGAAGGTGAATTTATTGAAACAGACAATCCGCTTGATTTTGCAATTTCAGGCAAAGCATTTTTTGCAATCAACACAGAAAAAGGAATTGAGCTTACAAAAAATGGGCAGTTCATAATTGATGATGAAGGATATTTATCTACAAAAGATGGTAATAGAGTCTTAGGTGAAAAGGGAAATATCAATCTTGATGAACTAATGCTAAAATCAAAAGGTGAAGTAACAGTTACTGATGACGGTCAAATTAAAGTTGGAAAATATTTTGTTGATTATTTAAGAGTTGTAAATGTTGAACAACCAGAAATGTTGGAAAGATCAGATAACCAAAAATTTTATTACTCAGAACAAGAATTCAATAATGTTGATCGAAGTCAGTTTAAAATTCATCAAGGATTTATTGAAGGCTCAAATACTAATCCTATATTGGAAATGCAAGCAATGATACAATTACAAAAAGATTTTGAAGCATCACAAAAAATGATTACTTCATTGGATGGAATGTTAAGTCAAAGTAAAGAAATTGGAAAAACATAA
- the flgN gene encoding flagellar export chaperone FlgN, translating to MNIEKLITVLEKQNINLEKLLQSALEKQIALVNCSNNSIKESVSKEEKILLSIQITEENRLKLMEELFNELKIQNTRYKLEILLENIKSKVDDKIYKIIKTLELSIKKTIKEIQKVNQQNLTLIQQSRSLISETITAVLNSKNRAIVDRKG from the coding sequence ATGAATATTGAAAAATTGATAACAGTTTTAGAAAAGCAGAACATAAATCTCGAGAAATTATTGCAGTCTGCATTGGAAAAACAAATTGCACTTGTAAATTGCAGTAATAACAGTATAAAAGAATCTGTTTCAAAAGAAGAAAAAATACTTTTATCAATTCAAATTACAGAAGAAAATAGATTAAAGCTGATGGAAGAATTATTCAATGAACTGAAAATTCAAAATACTCGATATAAACTTGAAATACTTTTGGAAAATATAAAGAGTAAAGTGGATGATAAAATTTATAAAATTATTAAAACTCTTGAATTGAGTATAAAAAAAACTATTAAAGAAATTCAAAAAGTAAACCAACAAAATTTAACACTTATTCAGCAATCAAGAAGTTTAATTAGTGAAACAATTACAGCTGTACTAAATTCGAAGAATAGAGCTATTGTAGATAGGAAAGGATGA
- a CDS encoding response regulator, which yields MIKNNVKVLIIDDNFSILQYLKTLLERYGFTVKTSSNGYEGLQDSAEFKPDIIFLDLMMPNIDGIKMLQLKKVLNDIKEIPVIVISANAGRNNVIAAIEAGADRVLAKPINIKQLKAVVNELLNKECFEIENEFENIPLQKVENEFDLLEKFVECKISINEAIERRESKNLKELINFLYSIVEKGKSTITKNLLNDLLNKEFLKPSDWMFAELIIKQIEHELNKSNKQNLITKI from the coding sequence ATGATAAAAAATAATGTTAAGGTATTAATAATTGACGACAATTTTTCGATACTACAATATCTAAAAACATTGTTGGAAAGATACGGGTTTACAGTTAAAACAAGTTCAAACGGATATGAAGGTTTGCAAGATTCCGCTGAATTTAAACCCGATATTATATTTTTAGATTTAATGATGCCAAACATTGACGGCATTAAAATGTTGCAGCTAAAAAAAGTTTTAAATGATATTAAAGAAATTCCGGTTATAGTTATTAGTGCAAATGCCGGAAGAAATAATGTAATTGCAGCAATTGAAGCAGGTGCAGACAGAGTTTTAGCAAAACCTATAAATATAAAACAGCTTAAAGCGGTTGTAAATGAATTGCTGAACAAAGAATGTTTTGAAATAGAAAACGAGTTTGAAAATATTCCGTTACAAAAAGTTGAAAATGAATTTGATTTACTCGAAAAATTTGTTGAATGTAAAATAAGTATAAATGAAGCTATTGAAAGAAGAGAATCAAAAAACTTAAAGGAATTAATAAACTTTCTTTATAGTATTGTTGAAAAAGGAAAAAGTACAATTACAAAAAATTTACTAAATGATTTGTTGAATAAAGAATTTTTGAAACCATCTGATTGGATGTTTGCAGAACTGATAATTAAGCAAATTGAGCATGAACTCAATAAAAGTAATAAACAAAATTTAATAACAAAAATTTGA
- the fliW gene encoding flagellar assembly protein FliW, whose translation MKIQNKQFGEIEYSEDSILKFKEGIIGFEELNNFILINEKDSFFSWLTSVDQPEIIFPLFPIELLQEELKKENNFESFGIVKLDKEPEKITINLKAPVFIDQNEKIGFQKISESEELPLDYPLFVNN comes from the coding sequence ATGAAGATTCAAAACAAACAATTTGGCGAAATTGAGTATAGCGAAGATTCAATACTAAAATTCAAAGAAGGAATTATTGGATTTGAAGAATTGAACAATTTTATTTTAATTAATGAAAAGGACAGCTTTTTTTCTTGGCTTACTTCAGTAGATCAGCCGGAAATTATTTTTCCATTATTTCCAATAGAATTGCTACAAGAAGAACTAAAGAAAGAAAACAATTTTGAATCTTTTGGAATTGTGAAATTAGATAAAGAACCGGAAAAAATAACAATAAACTTAAAAGCACCAGTCTTTATTGATCAAAACGAAAAAATTGGATTTCAAAAAATATCCGAAAGTGAAGAATTGCCATTGGACTATCCACTTTTTGTTAATAATTGA
- the flgL gene encoding flagellar hook-associated protein FlgL, protein MRVPDTLLQTNFMKNVSKNKSTLAEIQYQLTTQSKINKPSDNPLSNSRIMRIQNQLSNIETYKSNINYGLSMVDDAILSMENMQTTVQNTMIELTKLNSAIVTDELDSFATGIDSAIEILVDLANSEFNGQYNFSGTENSSKPFYYDKANNIVTNNSHIGGDRVVKIASSITQKFNISGKDLFLSVVKQNGNLNSSAGVGVDQTTSNKIYDSEGNEYTLNLTYTSTSANTYDLNYNIVDQDSNVISSDTVSDITFNSATGEFESISGDTFGEVKIQNTANKIDIVLDLDSLTEKNSVTELNNSLNQKADIFNTLISIKQKLLSGEKPTAEQQQLVEDFNQHLLNKLSEAGGISNKLSDTQEILLNKEIELTELLSIEKDVDVARALLDLENSQYALDVSYKISSMILPKSLLDYM, encoded by the coding sequence ATGAGAGTTCCGGATACTTTACTTCAAACAAATTTTATGAAAAATGTAAGCAAGAATAAAAGTACACTTGCAGAAATTCAGTATCAGCTAACAACACAAAGTAAAATTAATAAACCTTCAGATAATCCACTCAGCAACTCAAGAATTATGAGAATTCAAAATCAGTTAAGTAATATTGAAACTTACAAAAGTAATATAAATTATGGCCTATCAATGGTTGATGATGCAATATTATCTATGGAAAATATGCAGACAACAGTTCAAAATACAATGATTGAACTAACAAAATTAAATTCTGCAATTGTTACTGATGAACTTGATTCATTTGCGACCGGCATTGATTCGGCTATTGAAATATTAGTCGATTTGGCAAACAGTGAATTTAATGGTCAATATAATTTCAGCGGAACAGAGAATAGCTCAAAACCATTTTACTATGATAAGGCAAATAATATTGTTACAAATAATAGTCATATTGGCGGAGATAGAGTTGTAAAAATAGCTTCTAGTATAACACAAAAATTTAATATTTCTGGAAAGGATTTATTTTTAAGCGTTGTTAAACAAAATGGAAACCTAAATTCATCTGCCGGAGTTGGTGTTGACCAAACAACATCAAATAAAATTTATGATTCAGAAGGCAATGAATATACTTTAAATTTAACTTACACATCAACTTCTGCTAACACCTATGATTTGAATTATAATATTGTTGATCAAGATTCAAATGTAATTTCAAGTGATACGGTTTCTGATATAACTTTTAATTCCGCAACCGGAGAATTTGAATCAATTAGCGGTGATACTTTCGGAGAAGTTAAAATACAGAATACTGCTAATAAAATTGATATTGTTTTAGATTTAGATTCATTGACTGAAAAAAATTCTGTTACGGAACTAAATAATTCACTAAATCAAAAAGCAGATATTTTCAATACATTAATATCAATAAAACAAAAATTGTTATCCGGTGAAAAACCAACTGCCGAACAGCAACAATTAGTTGAAGATTTTAATCAACATTTATTAAATAAACTTTCCGAAGCCGGAGGTATTTCTAATAAATTATCAGACACTCAAGAAATTTTATTGAACAAAGAGATTGAACTCACAGAATTATTATCTATAGAAAAAGATGTTGATGTTGCAAGAGCTTTACTTGATTTGGAAAATTCCCAATACGCATTAGATGTGAGCTATAAAATATCTTCGATGATATTACCTAAATCATTACTGGATTATATGTAA
- the flgG gene encoding flagellar basal-body rod protein FlgG, translating to MPTRALRSAASGMYAQEINIQVISNNIANMNTTSFKKNRAEFKDLIYQEISANPQNTVIPGSIENTNTKIQVGSGVKPSSTQKVFVQGDLQQTGQQLDVGINGDGFFQVRKSDGTFSYTRDGSFKISAEGSIVTSDGYVLEPGFAIHEDVRSLSISRDGVITSTEVGGDIVELGTIELAKFVNPGGLHAIGDNLYDETEASGSPILGQAGQEGFGELNQGFLESSNVDIVEEMISMISAQRSYEINSKTVKTVEEMMSIANNLKR from the coding sequence ATGCCAACAAGAGCTTTAAGAAGCGCGGCTTCCGGAATGTATGCGCAAGAAATTAATATTCAAGTTATATCCAACAATATTGCTAACATGAATACAACAAGTTTTAAGAAAAATAGAGCTGAGTTTAAAGATTTGATTTATCAAGAAATTTCTGCGAATCCTCAAAACACTGTAATTCCAGGTTCGATTGAAAATACAAATACAAAAATACAAGTCGGAAGCGGTGTTAAGCCTTCTTCAACACAAAAAGTTTTTGTACAAGGTGATTTGCAGCAAACTGGCCAGCAGCTTGATGTTGGAATTAATGGTGATGGTTTTTTCCAAGTTAGAAAAAGTGACGGTACATTTTCTTATACAAGAGACGGTTCATTTAAAATTTCAGCAGAAGGTTCAATAGTAACATCTGATGGTTACGTTTTAGAGCCAGGATTTGCAATTCATGAAGATGTAAGAAGTTTAAGTATTTCAAGAGACGGAGTAATTACATCAACCGAAGTTGGTGGTGACATAGTTGAATTGGGTACAATTGAACTTGCAAAATTTGTAAACCCCGGGGGTTTACATGCAATCGGCGATAACTTATATGATGAAACCGAAGCTTCCGGTTCACCTATTCTTGGACAAGCTGGACAAGAAGGATTTGGTGAATTGAATCAAGGATTTTTAGAATCTTCTAATGTTGATATTGTTGAAGAAATGATTTCAATGATATCAGCACAAAGATCATATGAAATCAATTCTAAAACTGTTAAAACTGTTGAAGAAATGATGTCAATAGCAAATAACTTAAAAAGATAA
- the flgK gene encoding flagellar hook-associated protein FlgK: protein MALNSIFGIAKSSLFAHQQALSVTSTNLANANNPAYSRQVVMFGATPPDHRAVFSFGTGVAVDEVLRIRNQVTDTQIRANNQNYYDANKRSSMLKQVESMFSEPSEYGLSNLINSFFNSWDELAVDPLSSALRTNIVQSAQTLSEKIESIHKGISQTKIDVKNEAGAMVDTINGIVEQIHITNKQIYEASVVDHYANDLIDKRESLIDELSQYASINVYYDKNNVANVSIGGMFAVDGLHHVTFDLVQDGETISLMNEEKSASATLQGGELNGLLKIFNDELPDQLEKLNILSTTLMDNVNSIHEQGHTLTNPSKTGIKFFSHLENGVLYINEEILKDGNNIAASSDGTSGDNKIALLMAELQNSEVLDGNTLSVMYSELISGIANEINLQEQNAESYSLVLNQLQNQKAEYSGVSTDEEMVNVMQYQRSYDAAAKLINVADELLETLINLV from the coding sequence ATGGCACTAAATAGTATTTTCGGGATTGCAAAATCCAGTTTGTTTGCACATCAGCAAGCATTATCTGTAACATCAACAAATCTGGCGAACGCAAATAATCCGGCTTACAGCAGACAAGTTGTAATGTTTGGAGCAACTCCACCAGACCACAGAGCTGTATTTTCATTTGGTACCGGTGTTGCAGTTGATGAAGTTCTAAGGATTAGAAATCAAGTTACAGATACTCAAATTAGAGCAAACAATCAAAATTATTATGATGCTAATAAAAGATCATCAATGCTTAAGCAAGTTGAAAGTATGTTTTCCGAACCATCTGAATATGGTTTATCAAATTTAATAAATTCATTTTTTAACTCTTGGGATGAACTTGCTGTTGACCCATTGTCCTCTGCATTAAGAACAAATATTGTTCAATCTGCTCAAACGCTTTCGGAAAAAATAGAAAGTATTCACAAAGGAATTAGTCAAACCAAAATTGATGTTAAAAACGAAGCTGGTGCAATGGTTGATACAATTAATGGAATAGTGGAACAAATTCATATTACAAATAAACAAATTTATGAAGCTTCAGTTGTTGATCATTACGCAAATGATTTAATAGATAAACGTGAATCATTAATTGATGAATTAAGCCAGTATGCAAGTATAAATGTTTACTATGATAAAAATAATGTTGCAAATGTTTCAATTGGCGGAATGTTTGCTGTAGATGGATTGCATCATGTAACTTTTGATCTAGTTCAAGATGGTGAAACAATTTCTTTAATGAATGAAGAAAAATCTGCTTCTGCCACTTTGCAAGGCGGTGAGTTAAATGGGTTACTAAAAATATTTAATGATGAGCTCCCGGATCAACTTGAAAAATTAAATATTCTATCAACAACGTTAATGGATAATGTTAACAGTATTCATGAACAAGGACATACACTTACAAATCCTTCTAAAACCGGAATTAAATTCTTCTCACATTTGGAAAACGGGGTTCTTTATATAAATGAAGAGATTTTGAAAGACGGCAATAATATTGCTGCAAGCAGCGATGGAACAAGCGGCGATAACAAAATTGCTTTGTTGATGGCTGAACTGCAAAACTCTGAAGTTCTTGATGGAAATACACTTTCAGTAATGTACTCAGAGTTAATAAGCGGAATTGCAAATGAAATAAATCTGCAAGAGCAAAATGCCGAATCTTATTCTTTGGTTTTAAATCAGCTTCAAAATCAAAAAGCGGAATATTCCGGTGTTTCAACTGATGAAGAAATGGTAAATGTTATGCAATATCAAAGATCTTATGATGCCGCGGCAAAATTAATAAACGTTGCAGATGAATTATTAGAAACTTTAATTAACTTGGTATAA
- a CDS encoding flagellar basal body L-ring protein FlgH, producing MKKLFALFLVIPILINAQNMSQNGFRSLFSDYKAASLGDAITIIVVESSEASNEAEKSTGRESDIGLGLDGGLDATALPSVDLDLGSRNDFKGSGSAKSSGMVRTKLSAMIDSVLSNGLLRIKGSRKIVINDEEQMITIRGIVRTSDIQTDNTVYSYNISDAEIIFQSEGQIKNMQDPGWITKLFHWLF from the coding sequence ATGAAAAAGTTATTTGCATTGTTTTTAGTTATTCCAATTTTGATAAATGCACAGAATATGAGTCAAAATGGATTTAGATCTTTATTTTCAGATTACAAAGCTGCAAGTCTTGGTGATGCAATTACAATAATTGTTGTTGAATCTTCTGAAGCATCAAATGAGGCAGAAAAATCAACCGGTAGGGAAAGTGATATTGGATTAGGCTTAGATGGGGGATTAGATGCAACAGCATTGCCTAGTGTTGATTTAGATTTAGGTTCCCGAAACGATTTTAAAGGAAGTGGTTCCGCAAAATCTTCCGGAATGGTAAGAACAAAACTAAGTGCAATGATTGATTCGGTTTTATCAAACGGACTTCTGCGAATTAAAGGCAGTAGAAAAATTGTTATAAATGATGAAGAACAAATGATTACAATAAGAGGAATTGTAAGAACCTCAGACATTCAGACAGACAACACAGTTTATTCGTATAATATTTCTGATGCTGAAATTATTTTCCAGAGTGAAGGTCAAATTAAAAATATGCAAGACCCGGGCTGGATAACAAAACTTTTCCATTGGTTATTCTAG
- a CDS encoding transglycosylase SLT domain-containing protein translates to MNSLELKITKPESHIKQGKIAGDRYSKEEKTKLAQASKDFESMLTAMMLKSMTKTTDGLFGNENYGGDVLDVLFETEIAKHISNSKGMGIADKIFNSMTGDNIKDYNKKNVKNNKINEVDENVTKAIKDIENTKPSNNALKRIEKFEPIINEASHKYDVDKKLIKSIILTESAGIVNAKSKANAKGLMQLMDSTASDMGVINPFDPKDNINGGVKYISKLLKQFDGNTNLALAAYNAGPGNVNKYDGIPPFKETQNYIARVNNYLNILE, encoded by the coding sequence ATGAATTCTTTAGAATTGAAAATAACGAAACCGGAATCTCATATTAAGCAAGGGAAAATTGCAGGTGATAGGTATTCTAAAGAAGAGAAAACCAAATTAGCTCAAGCTTCAAAAGATTTTGAAAGTATGCTAACAGCAATGATGTTAAAAAGCATGACAAAAACTACTGATGGATTATTTGGCAATGAGAATTACGGCGGTGATGTTTTAGATGTATTGTTTGAAACTGAAATTGCAAAACATATTTCTAATTCAAAAGGGATGGGAATAGCAGATAAAATTTTTAATTCTATGACTGGCGACAATATTAAAGATTACAACAAAAAAAATGTAAAAAATAATAAAATAAACGAAGTTGATGAAAATGTTACTAAAGCAATAAAAGATATTGAAAATACTAAGCCAAGCAATAATGCACTAAAAAGAATAGAGAAATTTGAACCAATAATTAATGAAGCATCACATAAATATGATGTTGACAAAAAATTAATTAAATCGATAATACTTACAGAATCTGCCGGAATTGTTAATGCGAAATCTAAAGCGAATGCAAAAGGTTTAATGCAGTTGATGGATTCAACAGCTTCGGATATGGGAGTTATTAATCCGTTTGATCCGAAAGACAATATTAATGGTGGTGTTAAATATATATCAAAATTGTTAAAACAATTTGATGGAAATACAAATTTGGCGCTTGCGGCATACAATGCCGGACCGGGAAATGTAAATAAATATGATGGTATTCCTCCATTTAAAGAAACTCAAAATTATATAGCAAGAGTAAATAATTACTTAAATATTTTGGAATGA
- a CDS encoding carbon storage regulator: protein MLILTRKENQKIRIGNNIILNIVSISDNHVKIGIEAEKDIAIFREEVYQQIIENNKNSTTKLKNELPENLKLLKINKIKKDDKK, encoded by the coding sequence ATGTTAATACTAACGAGAAAAGAAAATCAAAAAATTAGAATTGGGAATAATATTATTCTAAATATCGTTTCAATTTCCGATAATCATGTTAAAATTGGAATTGAAGCAGAAAAGGACATAGCAATTTTTAGAGAAGAAGTTTATCAGCAGATTATTGAGAATAATAAAAATTCTACAACAAAATTAAAAAATGAATTGCCGGAAAATTTAAAATTATTAAAGATTAACAAAATCAAAAAAGATGATAAAAAATAA
- the flgA gene encoding flagellar basal body P-ring formation protein FlgA: MILAFKILLTTILFFNNADVIEKYLKKHLTNVKKYEYKIPNHTMDEIIPDESREFRLEKNYAYIPVNIFNGKGEKKQGIVTIKIKLFQDVLVTSRYINKNEELSLNDFKIEEKEVSTLRAEPILDFKNINKYRARINISSESIIEKNMIEIIPDIKSGDNVNAIYNKGIIQISFNATARSEGIIGEIIKIKTDDKKIFKAEILNNNTVKIIE, from the coding sequence ATGATTTTAGCATTTAAAATATTGTTAACTACAATTCTTTTTTTTAATAACGCTGATGTTATTGAAAAGTATTTGAAAAAACATCTTACTAATGTTAAAAAGTATGAATATAAAATTCCCAATCATACAATGGATGAAATTATACCGGATGAAAGTCGTGAATTTAGACTTGAAAAAAATTACGCATATATTCCAGTAAATATTTTTAACGGAAAGGGAGAAAAAAAACAAGGGATTGTAACAATAAAAATTAAATTATTTCAAGATGTACTTGTAACTTCAAGATATATTAATAAAAATGAAGAATTAAGTTTAAACGATTTTAAAATTGAAGAAAAAGAGGTTTCAACATTAAGAGCTGAACCGATTTTAGATTTTAAAAACATAAATAAATACAGAGCAAGAATAAATATTTCTTCAGAATCTATAATAGAAAAAAATATGATTGAAATTATTCCAGATATAAAAAGCGGTGATAATGTTAATGCAATTTACAATAAAGGAATAATTCAGATAAGTTTTAATGCTACTGCAAGATCCGAAGGAATTATTGGCGAAATAATAAAAATAAAAACTGACGATAAAAAAATATTCAAAGCAGAAATTTTAAATAATAATACTGTAAAAATAATTGAGTAA